The Drosophila innubila isolate TH190305 chromosome 3R unlocalized genomic scaffold, UK_Dinn_1.0 2_E_3R, whole genome shotgun sequence genome has a segment encoding these proteins:
- the LOC117791507 gene encoding CLK4-associating serine/arginine rich protein isoform X1 yields MWHEARKQERRIRGLIVDYRKRAERRQYFYDKIQADPTQFLQLHGRRSKIYLDPAVAAAGDGDAIIVPWQGQQDNLIDRFDVRAHLDYIAPMVKGGTDSGDTDSDLTAEERQLNYERYRILAQNDFLNVSEDKFLHQLYLEEQFGANAQLEAERNLGKKKQKSSSGGATIGYSYDDAGESTTVAIGPQPFGTGSGTSNPAAGVGDKAENSDESDSDMDMDVSIDIGKLDTAQAHELNACGRNYGMKSNDFFSHLTKDADEADALRIAREEEQEKMLLSGRKSRRERRAQKERRIANRPFSPPSYAAKEDQGKNKDKDEESESRSPSPAEGGGEKITYITSFGGEDEMQPHSKITINLTKPGQTLGESCINASSGATAAAASASASVSYAQKVKDNLDKLKLMNETAKRSGRRRSHSASRSPSRRRSRRRSYHRRSRTRSRRRRRYYSRSRSRSRSRSRSRSRSSSRQRYASRSPSYKRSRKRYSYSSRSSSASSYAMSRRRRSRSRSRTRSRCRSQSNSSRRSRTHANVKRIGTPPATQKTFCLSTTTTTSSTILTTTSSAQLPMKQQQQQKPISIPQAMPAVPMISYPLSTRVLSMTTTTMPTVSSSTPALPQVTEPPPPPLKRYYGRKRGNDTSSSSAESSEPSDAEEEAVKQSSGKSLRSRERDDSDELDVDTASERSQPLSSSTGNQTGKYSSATETKGSGQLTAGGRPNLRERLKRKMQNLLNRQYKADKRAEIEKTERERQLQQEREDEMRELALKLRRRRRELRHKYGTPSSGKLSDSEVESGDSEVPSRITKSSARRSKSRSRSPSHSRNRKQRSRSRSRRSVSRVQRKRRSRSPSRNRRQRSSSRSRRSNSRIERKRRSHSRRRSGSRERRRSRSRRSQSQSRRRRQRERSMERNRERERYRQQQYDRSYGNRVDEHAHGSSSGGGGNRGRVVISAPPKLKKLVDY; encoded by the exons ATGTGGCACGAGGCACGAAAGCAGGAGCGTCGCATACGCGGCCTCATTGTCGACTATCGAAAGCGTGCTGAGCGCAGACAATACTTCTATGACAAAATCCAAGCGGATCCCACACAATTTCTGCAGCTGCATGGCAGGCGGAGTAAAATCTATCTGGATCCAGCCGTGGCGGCCGCCGGAGATGGCGACGCAATCAT TGTTCCTTGGCAAGGACAGCAGGACAATCTGATCGATCGTTTTGATGTGCGTGCCCATTTGGACTACATTGCGCCCATGGTGAAAGGCGGCACCGACTCTGGAGACACCGATTCGGATCTGACGGCCGAGGAACGTCAGTTAAACTATGAGCGATATCGAATATTGGCCCAGAATGATTTCCTCAATGTCAGCGAGGACAAGTTTCTGCATCAACTGTATCTGGAAGAGCAGTTTGGAGCGAATGCACAGCTAGAAGCGGAGCGCAATTTGGgaaagaagaagcaaaagagCAGCAGTGGTGGAGCCACAATTGGTTACTCCTATGATGATGCCGGAGAGTCGACAACAGTTGCCATTGGTCCACAGCCATTTGGAACCGGGTCAGGCACGAGTAACCCAGCGGCTGGAGTCGGCGATAAGGCTGAAAACTCGGATGAGTCCGACTCGGATATGGACATGGATGTTTCCATAGACATTGGCAAACTGGACACGGCTCAGGCGCATGAGCTGAATGCCTGTGGCCGCAACTATGGCATGAAAAGTAATGATTTCTTCTCGCATCTAACCAAAGATGCTGACGAAGCGGATGCGCTGCGAATTGCACGCGAGGAGGAACAGGAAAAGATGCTATTAAGTGGACGCAAGTCGCGTCGGGAGCGACGGGCCCAAAAGGAGCGTCGCATTGCAAATCGCCCGTTCAGCCCGCCCAGCTATGCGGCCAAAGAGGATCAGGGCAAAAATAAGGACAAGGACGAGGAATCGGAATCACGTTCACCCTCGCCAGCTGAAGGTGGCGGCGAAAAGATTACCTATATTACCTCATTTGGTGGTGAGGATGAGATGCAACCGCACTCAAAGATCACTATCAATCTAACCAAGCCCGGCCAGACATTGGGGGAATCCTGCATAAATGCCAGCAGCGGAGCAACAGCTGCCGCTGCTTCAGCCTCTGCCTCTGTGTCCTATGCTCAAAAGGTGAAGGACAATTTGGACAAACTGAAGCTCATGAACGAGACGGCGAAGCGCAGCGGAAGACGACGCTCGCACTCTGCATCTCGCAGTCCCAGTCGACGTCGCAGCCGACGCCGCAGTTATCATCGTCGGAGTCGCACGCGTAGCCGAAGGAGACGGCGCTACTATTCAAGATCACGTTCCCGGTCTCGCTCTCGATCCCGCTCACGATCACGTTCAAGTTCCAGGCAACGTTACGCATCGCGTAGTCCCAGTTATAAGAGGTCGCGCAAGCGCTATTCCTATTCCTCGCGCAGTTCCAGCGCCAGCTCCTACGCGATGTCGAGAAGACGACGCTctcgttcccgttcccgtacTCGCTCCCGTTGCCGCTCTCAGTCCAATTCCAGTCGCCGCAGTCGCACACATGCAAATGTTAAGAGAATTGGGACACCGCCTGCCACACAGAAAACGTTTTGCCTTAGCACCACCACAACGACATCGAGCACCATTCTGACCACAACGTCCAGTGCTCAACTGCCaatgaagcagcagcagcaacagaaacctATTTCAATTCCACAAGCGATGCCAGCAGTGCCCATGATCAGTTATCCGCTGTCAACCAGAGTACTTagtatgacaacaacaacaatgccaacggTGAGCAGCTCAACTCCAGCGCTGCCACAAGTTACGGagccgccaccgccaccactgAAGCGTTATTATGGACGCAAGCGTGGCAACGACACATCATCCTCGTCGGCTGAGAGCAGTGAACCAAGCGATGCAGAGGAGGAGGCTGTCAAACAGTCTTCTGGGAAATCTCTACGCAGCAGAGAACGCGATGACTCGGATGAATTGGACGTGGATACTGC CTCGGAGCGTTCGCAGCCGTTGTCATCCAGCACGGGTAATCAAACAGGCAAATATAGTTCTGCTACCGAAACCAAA GGATCTGGTCAGTTAACTGCTGGTGGACGGCCCAATCTGCGAGAGCGTCTTAAGCGCAAGATGCAAAATCTGCTCAACAGGCAAT ATAAAGCCGATAAGCGTGCAGAGATTGAGAAAACTGAAAGAGAGCGACAGCTACAGCAGGAGCGCGAGGATGAGATGCGAGAGTTGGCATTAAAGTTGCGACGCAG GCGACGTGAGCTGCGACACAAGTATGGAACGCCCTCCAGTGGCAAGCTGTCGGACAGTGAGGTGGAATCAGGCGACTCGGAGGTGCCAAGTCGCATAACAAAATCATCTGCCCGCCGTAGCAAATCACGCAGTCGCAGTCCCAGTCATAGTCGCAATCGAAAGCAACGGTCACGTTCCCGCAGTCGGCGCAGCGTCAGTCGCGTGCAACGCAAGCGAAGATCACGTAGTCCCAGTCGAAATCGAAGGCAACGATCCTCTTCCCGCAGTAGACGTAGCAATAGTCGAATCGAAAGAAAAAGGAGATCACATAGTCGGCGTCGAAGCGGAAGTCGGGAACGTAGACGATCGCGCAGTCGACGTAGTCAATCTCAATCGCGCAGACGTCGGCAACGCGAGCGCAGCATGGAGAGGAATCGTGAGAGAGAGCGatacagacaacaacaatacgatCGCTCCTATGGTAATCGAGTGGATGAGCATGCCCATGGCAGTAGCTCTGGTGGTGGTGGAAATCGTGGAAGAGTCGTCATATCTGCACCGCCCAAGCTTAAGAAGCTGGTCGATTATTGA